ACACAGTAATAAAGTTTAATTTTACGGGCAttggtaaattttttttaagaaaacttTTTTGGTAGTAGTTAATAaaaaattcacagaaaaatacAGGTGGAGGATCAAAACAAAAAACGTGAAAATATGCACTAACACACAGTATGCAAAAACTCTGGCAAATATAGTATAGTAACATTGAAAAAGAAATATATCAGAATACATGTTGTGGTTTTAATAACTAGTATCTGTATTTCTTCTGCTAATCCTTACTACTATTTTTACCAATGCCtgcaaagaaaaaggaaaaaaaggctaTGGGTCAAGACGaagaaaaaattatgaaaaattggtATAAAAACAGTAGTAAAAATTGAGAACATAAAATGTTTTTGATGGTTAACATTAGTAGGTACCTTTTCCTTTTGCTTGGTCAAACATTCAACAGTTCTGCAACAAGCACACACGCACACTGATAACATAGATGGTGCATCAGTGCCCCCGCACAGGCAATTCATCAATCATTTGACAGGCGAACCAGAAACTTACTTGGATCCATCAATGGCAGCCTTGCACATCTCCCCCTACCAACAACACAGAGATCAGGAACACATTCAGCATGGGAGAATAAAAGAAACAACAAAGTGGAAGGCTCATGAAAATCGCAAGTGTGTTGTGCACCCATCACCGTAGGATCCGCCGCCATGCTCCGACCACTGCTCGTAGTAAGCGGCCCCGCTCGCATCGCGTCGTTCCATCGTGGTCGAAGCTTGCCTCATCTGCCACCGCTTTCGTGAGATCCACGCCATCCCCAGCCCCGTCTCCGTTTCCAGCACTGGAGCGTGTTGAAGGTCGAGCCCGAGCCGCCTCCAAATGAAGCACAATTGACTTGATATATAAAAACAGTGGGCAAACTCCCAAACACAGGTTTCAGAAAGCTCATATCATTTATCAAAAGTAAACAGATCAAGTCATTTACAGACTGACTAAGATGACTTTGCATAACTGAAAAAATGTATTCGGGATAAGAAAATGGAATTGACAATCGCATAAAGTTAGGCCAGATCATATATCTCTGATCGGTCATTGCTGAACTCCTGCATATACTGAGGTGTTTGTACTTAAAGCAGCTTGCGCAAGCTcattcaaaataaattaaacaaGCAAAAGTGTTCCTAAAGCATCTATCCCATCTATTCGCTACAAACTTAAAAACACATACAATTCTATAATTCTATTAGCCAAAGAACCTATTCTAAACTACCTTGAGACCATCACCTGCAGCATGCCATGATAACCCTGTTTGCCAACCAGCACCCCTTCCAATCAAGGAATCCAAAGGATGAAAGGAACAGTCGCAACACATCACCAAGAAACATATATAGCAGGAAACTGAACGTACTTTTGAATGTGTTGCAAGTTAAATATACATATTTTCATGATAAACTtatgtataaaaaataatttaaattttagcaGAATAAACTTTATATAAAAAACAATGTAGGCAAACTTTTTGAGAGGATTTGTTTACGAAAATGGTTTGTAGAGAATTTATATTTTTAACAGACAAGTTTTTGCATATAAAAAACAATGTAGGCAAACTTTCACATAAATTTTTTGGAAGATTTTTAACAAACAATTTTTTGCATAAATCTTTTATGAAAATTTTTTTGGAGaacttttataaaatttttactttGCTTAGTATGAAAAACTTCTTTCTCAGAAAAACTTAGTTATCAAAACTTATACAACAAACTTATCAAGTTAAACTTTCTGAAGTTAAGTAAAAATGTTGAACCTAaagtttattcaaaaaaattgtgtAACAAAATTTTCAAACAAATATTTGTACAAACTATTATAGGTAACTTATATAGAAGACTTTTCTAAATAAATTTTTCGTATAGAACTTCCCTAGTAACTTTCTTATAAAACAATCAACTATAAAACTTTGTGAAAAAACTTTGCAAAGAAAAGTTTTGTATAATATTTGTTCCTGGGAAACTTATCTAGAAAACTTGGACTAAAATTACTCCACAAAATTCTTTACGCAGAAATTTTTCTAACAACTTTTGAAAGAAATCTTTGTAAAAGAATTTCCTGGAAGAACTTTGATAAATAACTTAccacttttattttttatagaaatCTTCTTGACGAATGTTAATAAAAAAGTTATGAGCACAACTTCTGTAAAGATTTGTTAGTAGTAAATTAGGAACTATAGAACTTTTTAAAAAATTACGAAAGAGTTTTCACCAAACTTTGATGAATAACTTACTAACATAaactttctttattatttttaaGGGAAAACTTGTGTTACCAACTGTAGCAACTTCACACTTCACATAAAAGTTAGTCCGgaagttttgcaaaagaaaagttATATCCTATATCTAAAATAAAAGTTATTCAAAAATATGTTAATACCTTAAAGAAAAATGCTAAATGGTAATCCATAAGATAACGGAAGAAGATGCAATTAAAGAAAAATGATGCGCTTGTTCAGCATGGTTGAGGCATACCTTAACGGTGAGGCAACATCTGCAGaggtaaaagaaaaaaaggttaGGACTGTGGTAATGGGCAGACTGAAAGCATATAGAATATCATCATTTTTTCCCAGTATACATCACAATCGTATAGCATTAATAAACATAGCTGAAACTTTGGAGGTCAGTTGATGTAAAACCAgtttttagtttgaatttttgCTACTTAAGTCACATTTAATTGAAAGTAAGGGGAAAAAATTATCCCACCAGTCAGTGATAAATTTTCATAGGTGATATCAATGAGTTATTGAACATGCAAGATAACAGCACTGTATGATCCATGCGGCTATATTCATAACAGATAAATCTGAATAAAAATCATTGCCAGACAATCATTTAAGAAATAAAGACCAGTTAAATTGAAGGAAGGCCCTTACTCAATGAAGTTATCATATTCAATTGCTCTGCTCTTGCCCTAGTCTTGTCAAATTTAGACACAAGCAGGTCTAGCACAGTTGGAGAGACAGAGTATCCCAGACTGAGAAAGAGCATCACGCAGTTCTGATGAGTCAATCTTACCACTCCGATCACGGCCAAACCTTTCAAATATTGACAGAACAATAGAGCGAAACATTAGTACCAGTGCTAAGCATGACTGGTTTGCTTGCAAGTAAGAGAAAAAGGAATATTAAATTGCAAATCATCTTACTCTCCAATTCTGAAGACTGTAAAACACAGAAGTAAATTCCTTGGGCCCTGAAaggttggaaaaaaaaaagttagcaCATGAATACCTAAAAACAGAGAAGGTATAAGATTTAAAAAGGGAAATCATGACTCTAATATTTCGCACTAGTTGAGCAAAAGGACCAAGAAACACAACTTAGCAAGTTAGTTTTCAACTTGTATCGAATGTGTACCAAATGGAATTGAATCTAAAGCATTGAGCAAGCATGAATGTCCATATGGCACAAAATTACCATTACCAGACTACATGCATTAcaggaaaaaagagaagatACAGAGTGACATGCCCAGTAGAACCACTTCATTGTTCGAAAAGTACCATGGTTGCTAACAGAAATTTCCCAGCAGGCCTGGTAGAAACCGTCCATTTCCCTATTCCCGAAGTCAACTACGTTGGGCAGAGTGATGGGCAAATCCGACGGCATTCACGTGCTGTGCTGCGTGCGACGCAACACCTTAACCACAGCATCGCTAACCAGCAAGAGGAGCACGAAGCTGCCCACGACGCACTCGAGGCGAACTAGTCTCAAGGAACATGGCAGGACCGAGAAGGAGGGGAGGAGCGTGATGGGCCTTACCGATCTTTCGGAGCCCGCTGCTGCCACCGCCGCTCGAGGAGCTCAGCCCCAGGGgagcccgccgtcgccgtcgccgctcgcgGAGGTCGACCCCGGGGAGCCCGCCGCAGCACAACTGATTCGCCACCATGGAGCCCGGCCCCATGGACCTTCAGCAGCTACATCGTCGCCGCGCCGTGCCTCTCCCGCTGCCGGCGCGCCGCGcagcgcctccccgccgccggtctTCCGCGCCGCTCGCGCAGGGGGGTGGAGCTCTCACGACCGGATCCGGATCTGAGAGACAAAGAAAACGGAAACGAGATTTGGGAAAGGGAAAGGGAGCGCTAGGCCGGAGGGAGGGGTATTCACGTGGGTGTGGGCTCCACCACGTGGGTCAGCGCGTCAGACCGTGAGTTCGCCTGCGGACGGGCGATCGGAAAACCAGCattgggagcggcggcggggacggcggccaGGCAGATCGAACGAGATGTGAGGCGGGGGGACGGGGACGGagaatgacaggtggggtccagTCGTCAGCGGGAAAAATGGAAGCCCGATTTACTCAATCTGCTAGAGTGGAGGCCCATATTTAAAtgagtaaaatttagaagtggATTTCTAAATGGATCTTTACTCATCCAAATTTAACAAACCTACTCGAGTTGTTGTTAGCGCCAGCTCCACCCCGGACTTCAAAGCGTTGGTTCTTCAGTACATGCGCAACGGGAGCCTAGAGGCGCTTCTGCACTCGGgaggcagcaggcggcggcgcttgggGTTTCTCAAGGGGCTAGACATAATGCTGGACGTGGCAATGGCTCGTAGGGCACCTCGACGTGATCCTGCACCTTGACGAGGAGCTCGTAGGGCATCTCGCGGATTTTGGCGTTGCGAAATTGCTGCTAGGGGATGAGACCTCCCCTGTGTCTGCGAGCATGCCAGGGACAGTCGGCTACATGGCGCCAGGTACATGTACAAATATATTCGTTTAATTGTTTCAGTTATGCCTACACAATTCATATTACTTGTGTGAATTAAGCATTATTATTATTTGGTCAGTAGTATCCTTACTTGTGGTGTACTGCATTCAGAGTACGGGGCAGTAGGAAAAGCATCACGAAAGAGCAACGTGTTCAGCTACGGGATCATGTTGCTCGAGGTCTTCACAGGGAAGAGGCCTACAGACCCCAAGTTCGTTGGAGAGCTAAGCGTAAGGCGGTGGGTCCTGGATGCATTTCCAGCTGGGTTCGCTGAAGTTATTGACCCAGACCTGCTGCCCGAGGAGAGAGCAGGTGGTTTTGATGACACGAGTACACGCTCGAATCCCGGCTCTACTCCTACCGCGCTGGACGGCTGCGTGGTGTCAATACTGAAGTTGGGCTTGCTGTGCTCCAGCGagtcaccttttttttttttgcgaaagctCCAGCGAGTCACATGACGGAAGGATTCCGATGAATGAGGTGGTCAGCAAGCTGGAAAAGATCAGGATGGATTTACCATTCCCGGTCTGATGAGCAGTAGTGACCATGATAGCTTGGACAAACTACTACTCTTGTCTTGTTCAATGTTCAGGACCTTGCTCTGGCACCTTTCCCCTTCAGTGATCGTGGATTGCTCATCCTGGTAACTGGTGGTAAGCTTGCCCCCGTGTGGTTTACTTACCCGGCTGGTGTCAGGGTTAACTTTACCGGGGGGAAAACCTAGAGATTGCCGACAAATGCGTTCATTGGATTTCtcgaaaaaaatcaaaaaaaattctcaaactacTCAAAATTATCTAGATTATCTCCAAATAATTTAATATGAAAAACAAGACATCACAATACTTAGAAATGAGAAGACATATGATTTAGGAGGTTAAGAGTGAGTACGGATTCAAAATTACCGAGAATTTTTGTCAAACCGGTTACCACCAATAAAAGTGATTATCGATTTTCTCGAAATTTTTTCTTCCCAGACGGTCTCTGACTCTCTGTAACCTGGCTGCAGACCGAGGGCAGAGCAAGGCAGGCAGGGGAAACAGGCAACTGGCGCGTGCTGTTGCTCCGCCGTCTGCTCCCTTCTCAACGGCTCCTCGCCGCTGCGATCACGAGCGGCGTCCGGCGTGCACGTGCCACGTGACCCCGCCGCCCGCAACGGTAGGCTCAGGAAACGAGTCTCTTGCTGGCTTGCTGCTGTGCTGGTGGTGTGGTATGGAGTCCAGCGGCAGACAGGTGGGCCAGGGCGAGCGTTGCGTCCTCGTCCTCGTGCCCGTCTGTCTCATTCTCGGTACATGCTCATCCCATGCGGCCatgcctgctggctgctgcaccGTCCGTCGGTGGGCGGCGAGAGAGAGCCGACCTGATCTGAGATTTCTCCCTCGCCGCGGGGGCATGGCATCGAATCGTGCCAACACCGCAGACGTGTGCGTGACGCTTGTTCCCACGCGGCCACTTTATCTCCGATCcccctcttcttctccctcccgaGTTCCACTTCCACCCATAAACCACACACTCCCACTCTCCGTCTCCCCCACCCAGGCAGACAGACTCGCACAAGAGAGTAGCAGAAGAGCTGAGGCTCCCGGCCTCCAACTCCAAGCAAGCTACTGCTAGATCGATGGCGGATTGGGGCCCCGTGGTGGTGGGCGTGGTGCTGTTCGTGCTGCTGTCGCCGGGCCTGCTGTGCGAGCTCCCGGGCTCCCACCGCCACGTCGACTTCGGCGGCTTCCACACCAACGGCAAGGCCATCTTCGTCCACACCCTCATCTTCTTCGCCGCCTTCACCATCCTCACGCTCGCGCTCCACGTCCACATCTACACCGGCTAGTCTGCTCTGGGCCTCCTGGCTCCTCGATCTGGACACGGGGATCCAGTCCAGATCGGGACAAGCCCTGGCTCCGCCGCTGCTTGTCTGCTCATCCTCGACTGAACACAAGTGAAAGTGCGTGTATGCTACTGCTAGCTATGCAAGACATCGTCTGTAATTCGATTCTGTAGGCGGAACACCTAGCTGGTTGCACTTCAATCGATCCAATCGAGGAGCTATTCAGGCAAACCTAGCTACTAGTTACTGCCTTCTCGTTTTGGTGTGGCGTTTGCCGTCTGCTCACCCCGATCCGTCTGCCTGCTCGATCGTCATGCCTCTCGATTTCATCTTCTTTGCGTTCCATGTATGATCCATGGTATCGAGTAGTGTCGAATCCGCCATGTTCTGCGCTACGCTATGCGTCGGTTGTCTTTGGTGGGTGGGTGCGCGCGTGCGCTGCGGGGGATGCTCAAATCGATCTGAATTCCGACGGAATCCGATCCCCAACTCGATCTGTGCCTCTCGTACACACAAGAGCTAGCGGCTGTCACCTCCTCAGCTCTATGCTCAATCGTTTGGAAACCCAGTGTTCAGTTTCAGACCTACTTGGGGGCAGGTTGGTGAATCTAGCTGCGCATCCTCGTCGTCTCACATACTCCTACGGTTTTTTTCATCGCTTctgttctggagctaggatacGACACGACGGCCGTGATCTCCTTGGATTTGACACATGAGCAGGCGCGTGGTCCAATCCGTGTTGCGTTTGGCTCCTCCGCCTCACCTGCTTGACCGTGACAATGGCGATCTGCAGTTCTGCATCAGCTGACTCCGGCTGGCTGGCCGGTCGCCGCCACGTTGGCGCGTCGCGCACGGGCGTGGCAACAgagcgagcgcgccgccgtggcaTACGCTGCGCATCTGAAATCAGCAGTTCAGGTAGCAAGCAGGATGGTCAGCTCAGAGTTTATCCTAGTCTACACACACATTCTTCTGCTCCTCCATGTAATAGACGAGACGAGAACACTAGAACAGGGATGTTGTCCCGGCTGGGAACGGGCTTTTgtccggtttcccaaccgggatcgccagcccgggacaaaaggggaccctttagtcccgggtcagCAAATCGGGACGAAAGGGGgcatttggtcccggttggtaacaccaaccaggaCCAAAGGTGCTGCCAGAGCTGACGTGGCAGGCAGCCCTTTGGTtccggttggtattaccaaccgggaccaatggCCTTGCCGACGTGGCACGCAGCCACGTTTcgtccgggttggtgttaccaaccgggaccaaaggccctcttttttttccctttattttgtttcttttgggttatttcatttttatttttattgtaCTTTTGCATTGGAATTAAACTGGAGTATGAACTCCACTAAtatacttatatatatatattcatgttATATTTATCTTTTATatgtatcatatatatatatatatataggaattcacttatacatatgtatatatgaATTCCTATATATATGGTACATATTAATTAAGGACAAATATTACATAAATAAAACGACGAATACGGCTTCTAATAAGTCCAACATGCTCCTCTGGGCGGAACTCAAGAGAATGTCTGATGCGCTCCAGCTGATTGCGTGCCGACGCCCGAGGCCCCGGGTGGCCGCCCGACGCTCCAATGCATCATGTTGCGTACTCATACTCGCTACACTTGTCCTttacaacaacaaaaaattaaaTGAATTCTTACAAACTAGAGTGCCAAAATAAATACATCAATAGAGCACAACAATTAATCATTCCTAATAATATATTGTTGCACTTACAATAACTATTACTTTTATTATTTCATTTCAAATCCATTTACACATACTCTCATGGTAAAAATTAAAACTTTCTATTATCCTCATTTGAGTTATACAAGAAAATCAACTCTATATAcacaagaaaaaataacatCAACACCCTATTCTCATATAGATGAACTAACACAAGCCAAAAGCTTCTA
This window of the Panicum virgatum strain AP13 chromosome 1K, P.virgatum_v5, whole genome shotgun sequence genome carries:
- the LOC120702501 gene encoding uncharacterized protein LOC120702501 isoform X1, which codes for MGPRNLLLCFTVFRIGDQYLKGLAVIGVVRLTHQNCVMLFLSLGYSVSPTVLDLLVSKFDKTRARAEQLNMITSLNVASPLREFAHCFYISSQLCFIWRRLGLDLQHAPVLETETGLGMAWISRKRWQMRQASTTMERRDASGAAYYEQWSEHGGGSYGDGGRCARLPLMDPMCVCACCRTVECLTKQKEKALVKIVVRISRRNTDTSY
- the LOC120702501 gene encoding uncharacterized protein LOC120702501 isoform X2, which translates into the protein MLFLSLGYSVSPTVLDLLVSKFDKTRARAEQLNMITSLNVASPLREFAHCFYISSQLCFIWRRLGLDLQHAPVLETETGLGMAWISRKRWQMRQASTTMERRDASGAAYYEQWSEHGGGSYGDGGRCARLPLMDPMCVCACCRTVECLTKQKEKALVKIVVRISRRNTDTSY
- the LOC120702517 gene encoding uncharacterized protein LOC120702517, with product MADWGPVVVGVVLFVLLSPGLLCELPGSHRHVDFGGFHTNGKAIFVHTLIFFAAFTILTLALHVHIYTG